One window from the genome of Sebastes umbrosus isolate fSebUmb1 chromosome 12, fSebUmb1.pri, whole genome shotgun sequence encodes:
- the LOC119498554 gene encoding mitogen-activated protein kinase kinase kinase 20-like: MSSPGSSFVQIKHEDLLFYENCGGGSFGSVYRALWISQDKEVAVKKLLKIDKEAEILSVLSHKNIIQFYGAVLESPNYGIVTEYASAGSLYEYLSSEQSEEMDMEQIMTWAIQIAKGMHYLHAEAPVKVIHRDLKSRNVVMTADKVLKICDFGASKFLSHTTHMTVVGTFPWMAPEVIQSLPVSETCDTYSYGVVLWEMLTREVPFKGFEGLQVAWLVVEKQERLTIPTSCPASFAELMRKCWQAEPKERPQFKQVMVTLETMANDSRLPDQCNSFLHNKDQWRCEIESTLERLRKLERELYSKEKELEERERRLRLWEERLMERSNMSPSPTSLLMERSNISPFFQPMSIGSSGSFFRSHSQDSNSAGVSSAGVSSLLRTLSNGDTERGSSSAVLERGMGSLDGGRLHAVLRGLQGRLGEEDGEEEGTLEEKGWGGQRERERDESGSMEGGRVQVTLRSFPGGVVEREERTWEEGDRERGGRQRSRVTTIVRGYSGGFGEAEGERDKEGGWEIEKMGDERGMEGGIEGGRLPTMFKGLHGSIGGLGDMLSLDMDEMGDMDRLGDMDMNMNMGDLGVMKVRSEMGVRGHRSDMGVVVQGVRGDRSEAISQKIRGEVGVIGQSGVQVSMRSSSNQNSVKSCSVRHGTKINMATAAMDMMELDWSDSD; encoded by the exons ATGTCGTCCCCCGGCTCGTCGTTTGTGCAGATAAAGCATGAGGACCTGCTCTTCTATGAGAACTGTGGAGGAGGCAGCTTTGGGAGCGTCTACAGAGCCCTCTGGATATCCCAGGACAAGGAAGTGGCTGTGAAGAAACTTCTGAAGATTGACAAAGAG GCTGAGATTCTTAGTGTCCTGAGTCATAAGAACATCATTCAGTTTTATGGAGCCGTGCTGGAATCTCCCAACTATGGCATTGTCACAG AATATGCCAGTGCAGGGTCTCTGTATGAGTACCTTTCCAGTGAGCAGAGTGAGGAGATGGACATGGAGCAGATCATGACATGGGCCATACAGATAGCCAAAG GGATGCATTACCTTCACGCAGAAGCTCCAGTCAAAGTCATTCACAGAGACCTCAAGTCACGAAATG TGGTAATGACCGCAGACAAAGTGCTGAAG ATTTGTGACTTTGGGGCGTCTAAGTTCCTGTCCCATACCACCCACATGACGGTGGTGGGCACTTTTCCTTGGATGGCTCCTGAAGTCATTCAGAGCCTGCCTGTCTCGGAGACCTGTGACACTTACTCCTATGGCGTG GTGCTGTGGGAGATGCTGACTCGGGAGGTTCCTTTCAAAGGTTTCGAAGGGCTGCAGGTTGCATGGCTAGTGGTGGAAAAACAAGAG AGGCTGACCATCCCCACCAGCTGTCCAGCAAGTTTTGCAGAGCTGATGAGGAAATGTTGGCAAGCTGAACCAAAG GAGCGTCCGCAGTTCAAACAGGTGATGGTAACCCTGGAGACCATGGCCAACGACAGCAGGCTACCGGACCAGTGTAACTCCTTCCTACATAACAAGGACCAGtggag GTGTGAAATCGAGTCGACCCTGGAGCGCCTTCGGAAGCTGGAAAGGGAGCTTTACTCCAAAgagaaggagctggaggagagggagaggaggctcAGGCTGTGGGAGGAGAGGCTGATGGAGAGGTCCAACATGTCTCCCAGTCCGACCTCCCTACTCATGGAGCGCTCAAACATCTCACCA TTCTTCCAACCGATGTCCATCGGTTCCTCCGGCTCCTTCTTCCGCTCGCACTCTCAGGACTCCAACAGTGCCGGGGTCAGCAGTGCTGGCGTCAGCTCACTCCTCCGCACCCTCAGTAACGGCGACACGGAGAGGGGGAGCAGCAGCGCGGTGCTGGAGAGGGGGATGGGCTCGCTCGACGGCGGGAGGCTGCACGCCGTGCTCCGAGGGTTGCAGGGGAGGTTGGGAGAGGAGGACGGGGAAGAGGAAGGAACGCTGGAGGAGAAAGGCTGGGGggggcagagggagagggagagagacgagAGCGGGAGtatggagggaggaagggtgCAGGTGACACTCAGGAGCTTCCCGGGCGGCGtggtggagagggaggagaggacgtGGGAGGAGGGGGAccgggagagaggagggaggcagaggagcagggTGACCACCATAGTGCGAGGGTACTCGGGTGGGTTTGGAGAGGCGGAGGGGGAGAGGGACAAGGAGGGAGGATGGGAGATAGAAAAGATGGGGGatgagagagggatggagggaggtatTGAGGGAGGGAGGCTCCCGACCATGTTCAAGGGTCTCCACGGGAGTATAGGTGGCTTGGGGGACATGCTGTCCCTAGACATGGATGAAATGGGGGACATGGACAGACTAGGCGACATggacatgaacatgaacatgggCGACTTGGGAGTGATGAAGGTCAGGAGCGAGATGGGGGTCAGGGGTCACAGGAGCGACATGGGAGTCGTGGTCCAGGGAGTCAGAGGCGACCGCAGCGAGGCCATCAGCCAAAAGATTAGAGGCGAGGTGGGGGTCATCGGGCAATCGGGGGTGCAGGTGAGCATGCGGTCTTCGTCCAATCAGAACTCTGTGAAGAGCTGCAGCGTGCGACACGGAACCAAGATCAACATGGCTACCGCCGCCATGGACATGATGGAGCTCGATTGGTCCGACAGTGACTAG
- the LOC119498550 gene encoding rap guanine nucleotide exchange factor 4-like isoform X2, whose amino-acid sequence MESGSNNDRLTDKDNMNSDSANKAHNKIPSEKLQRAGKVLRNAILSRAPHMIRDRKYHLKTYRQCCVGTELVDWLVLQSACVLTRSHAVGMWQALLEEGVLNHVDQELGFQDKYLFYRFLDDEEEDTPLPSEEEKRESEEELPETILFLAQIGPDALLRMILRKSPGQRTGDDLEIIYDELLHIKALAHLSNTVKRELASVVIFESHAKAGTVLFNQGEEGTSWYIIQKGSVNVVIYGKGVVCTLHEGDDFGKLALVTDSPRAASIVLREDNCHFLRVDKEDFNRILRDVEANTVRLKEHEQAVLVLEKSPRASTMGSIKYTVISGTPEKILEHFLETMRMDIHHSEPDPAVDDFVLMHGVFMPNSQLCPLLMAHYHAASAPGSEQERLEYALNSKRKVLILALRWANTHTYMLQEEPAAISFLEELYGSLSNDSRILRALKDLVPDLEKVVKLHSEEAKSIKKKTLIRQFSNGEERLQKKQPIRNQDDILLKVYCGDHTYTTIRVAVAGTGREVISAVADKLATTDELVLVHLSSASEKQILKPNDVSVFSTLSINGRLFACPRDQLNSLNPLPDQEGPTAGSMSTFELMSSKDLAYQMTMYDWELFSCVHEHELLYHTFGRQSFRRTTANLDLFLRRFNQVQLWVVTEVCLCSQLSKRVQLLKKFIKIAAHCREFKNLNSFFAIIMGMSNPAVSRLSQTWEKLPTKFKKFYAEFESMMDPSRNHRSYRLTVTKLEPPIIPFMPLLLKDMTFTHEGNKTFIDNMVNFEKMRIIANTIRQVRHCRSQPFNPEICQPNKNQADVRGYVRKLCVIDNQRALTQLSYRMEPRRT is encoded by the exons ATGGAGAGCGGATCCAACAATGACA GACTCACAGACAAAGACAACATGAACTCAGACTCTGCAAACAAAGCTCACAACAAG ATCCCTTCAGAGAAGCTGCAGAGAGCGGGGAAGGTTCTCCGCAACGCCATCCTGTCCAGAGCCCCACACATGATTCGAGACAGGAAGTACCACCTCAAAACATACAG ACAATGCTGTGTAGGCACAGAGCTGGTGGATTGGTTGGTGCTGCAGAGCGCCTGTGTTCTCACACGGTCCCATGCTGTGGGGATGTGGCAGGCACTACTAGAAGAAGGGGTGCTCAACCACG TGGATCAGGAGCTGGGTTTCCAGGACAAGTACCTGTTCTACCGTTTTCTtgacgatgaggaggaggacacgCCGTTGCCTagcgaggaggagaagagggagagcgAGGAAGAGCTGCCGGAGACCATCCTCTTCCTCGCTCAGATTGGCCCTGACGCACTGCTGCGCATGATCCTCAGGAAATC GCCTGGTCAGAGGACAGGGGACGACCTAGAGATCATCTATGATGAGCTGCTTCACATCAAAGCCTTAGCTCACCTCTCCAACACT GTGAAGAGGGAACTGGCGAGCGTCGTGATCTTCGAGTCGCATGCAAAAGCTGGGACCGTGT TGTTCAACCAAGGAGAGGAGGGCACATCATGGTACATCATCCAGAAGGGCTCCGTCAATGTGGTTATCTACGGCAAG GGTGTGGTGTGTACGCTCCACGAGGGTGATGACTTTGGGAAGTTGGCCCTGGTTACGGATTCACCTCGTGCCGCCTCCATCGTCCTGAGAGAGGACAACTGTCACTTCCTTCGTGTGGACAAGGAAGACTTCAACAGGATACTCAGG gaCGTTGAAGCCAACACAGTGCGTTTGAAAGAGCATGAACAAGCTGTGCTGGTGTTAGAAAAGAGTCCTCGCGCCTCCACCATGGGAAGCATCAA GTACACTGTGATATCAGGAACGCCAGAGAAGATCCTCGAGCACTTCCTGGAGACCATGAGGATGGACATACATCACAGTGAACCAG ACCCAGCAGTGGATGATTTTGTCCTCATGCACGGCGTCTTCATGCCCAACAGCCAGCTGTGCCCTCTACTCATGGCACA CTACCATGCGGCATCTGCGCCCGGCTCTGAACAGGAGAGGTTGGAATATGCCCTCAACAGTAAGAGGAAGGTGCTCATTCTGGCCCTGCGCTGggctaacacacacacgtacatgcTACAGGAGGAGCCTGCTGCAATCTCTTTCCTTGAG GAGTTGTATGGGAGTTTATCAAATGATTCTCGGATTTTGAGAGCTTTGAAAGACTTGGTTCCTGACCTGGAGAAAGTCGTCAAATTACA tTCGGAAGAAGCTAAATCCATAAAAAAG AAAACTCTAATACGACAGTTCAGCAATGGAGAGGAAAGGTTGCAGAAGAAACAGCCCATTAGGAATCAAGATGACA tcCTGTTGAAGGTGTACTGCGGTGATCACACATACACCACTATCCGGGTCGCCGTGGCAGGGACGGGAAGAGAAGTGATCAGCGCTGTGGCCGACAAACTCGCCACCACTGATGAGCTTGTGTTGGTGCACCTCAGCTCTGCAAGTG aaaaacaaatcctGAAGCCTAATGATGTTTCAGTGTTTTCTACTCTGAGCATCAACGGCCGATTGTTTGCCTGTCCTCGAGACCAGCTCAACAGTCTG AATCCTCTTCCAGACCAGGAGGGTCCAACTGCCGGCTCCATGTCAACATTTGAGCTGATGAGCTCTAAGGACCTGGCTTACCAAATGACCATGTATGACTGGGAGCTCTTCAGCTGCGTGCATGAG CATGAGCTGCTCTACCACACGTTTGGCCGGCAGAGCTTCAGAAGAACCACGGCTAATCTGGACCTGTTTCTGCGGAGGTTCAACCAGGTTCAGCTGTGGGTGGTCACCGAGGTGTGCCTCTGCTCACAGCTCAGCAAGAGAGTCCAGCTCCTCAAGAAGTTCATCAAGATCGCAGCGCA CTGTCGGGAGTTTAAGAACCTGAATTCATTCTTTGCCATCATTATGGGGATGAGCAACCCTGCTGTCAGCAGACTGAGCCAGACGTGGGAG AAACTACCCACCAAGTTTAAGAAGTTCTATGCTGAGTTTGAGAGTATGATG GACCCATCCAGAAACCACCGGTCCTACCGACTCACTGTCACCAAACTGGAACCGCCAATCATCCCCTTCATGCCCCTCCTTCTCAAAG acatgacgtTTACACATGAGGGCAACAAGACCTTCATTGACAATATGGTCAACTTTGAGAAAATG CGTATAATAGCTAACACAATTCGGCAAGTGAGGCACTGTAGAAGCCAACCATTCA ATCCCGAGATATGCCAACCCAACAAAAATCAAGCGGATGTACGGGGTTACGTCAGGAAGCTCTGCGTGATTGACAACCAGAGGGCGCTGACGCAGCTCTCCTACAGGATGGAGCCTCGGCGGACATGA